From Aquabacter sp. L1I39, the proteins below share one genomic window:
- a CDS encoding helix-turn-helix transcriptional regulator — MPFVSQGDIARASALCGTRFAVLAPDLCDEGAAALRGRYQMLRLRSGLTLHSTDAFDMHDLTTQLEHKEGLTISLFLDGMADVELGGRRFLLGPGATGGTLEGAVIARAEPHLFRRQGRRGTRVRKVNVSLPLDWVEGDGLDGLGGQKKVRTFSRDHLAHVRFRPSARLVSLAEQVLRPTVHGPLLHALQLESRALDMAAEALAEIAAVETRPAEGTVLPRDQRRMWEVHDFLESRLDGDLTLEDVARAAGMSANSLQRLFRSVFGMTVFEYVRRRKLERARHALEEDGLTVAQAAFLAGYNSSANFATAFRRAFGMPPKSVRRKGG, encoded by the coding sequence ATGCCTTTCGTCAGCCAGGGCGACATTGCCCGCGCATCTGCCTTGTGCGGTACGCGCTTTGCCGTCCTCGCACCGGACCTGTGCGATGAGGGAGCGGCGGCCTTGCGGGGCCGCTATCAGATGCTGCGGCTGCGATCCGGCCTGACCCTCCATTCCACCGACGCCTTCGACATGCACGATCTGACCACCCAGCTCGAGCATAAGGAGGGTCTGACCATCTCCCTGTTTCTCGACGGCATGGCCGACGTGGAACTGGGCGGCCGACGCTTCCTGCTGGGGCCGGGGGCTACGGGAGGAACCCTCGAAGGGGCGGTGATTGCACGGGCCGAGCCGCATCTCTTCCGCCGCCAGGGCCGGCGCGGCACCCGTGTCCGCAAGGTGAATGTCTCCCTGCCGCTGGATTGGGTGGAGGGGGATGGCCTCGACGGGTTGGGGGGCCAGAAGAAGGTGCGCACGTTCAGCCGCGATCACCTGGCCCATGTCCGCTTCCGCCCCTCCGCGCGGCTGGTGTCGCTGGCCGAGCAGGTGCTGCGCCCCACAGTCCACGGGCCCCTGCTTCATGCCCTGCAGTTGGAAAGCCGTGCGCTGGACATGGCCGCAGAGGCGCTGGCCGAGATCGCGGCGGTTGAGACGCGGCCGGCCGAGGGCACCGTGCTGCCCCGCGACCAGCGCCGCATGTGGGAGGTGCACGACTTCCTGGAGTCACGGCTCGATGGCGACCTCACCCTTGAGGATGTGGCGCGCGCCGCCGGCATGAGCGCCAATTCGCTTCAGCGCCTGTTCCGCTCGGTCTTCGGCATGACCGTGTTCGAATATGTGCGCCGTCGGAAGCTGGAGCGCGCCCGCCATGCCCTGGAGGAGGACGGCCTCACCGTGGCGCAGGCAGCCTTTCTGGCGGGCTACAATTCCTCCGCCAATTTCGCCACCGCCTTCCGCCGGGCCTTCGGCATGCCGCCCAAGAGCGTGCGGCGAAAGGGCGGCTGA
- a CDS encoding TonB-dependent siderophore receptor — protein MTPFMLPRDVFCARLAFAPKARRALLLAGTMSVATLTPLAAVRAQEANAQAGAIALDTISVQAETQSVLTEGKDTYTAAMTSTGVGAPTLWKDIPQSVSTVTSQRIADQNFTQLEEAMQRTTGMVILQNDVGRSSIFSRGYEIDQMLVNGLSAPLSSIYGTQPDLAIFDRLDVLKGPAGLFYGGTGAGGNSGPSGIINGILKPATANYFINGEVTGGSWDYGRAQVDAGGKLNEAGTVRGRVVAAYQNADSFVDYNENKVWVGYGTLSFDLTENTTLSLYAWHQERDMLPFNGLPAINAGGGVGQLLNVPRSTFVGAYWNTFHNDTTDYVAELTHAFDNGGEAKASVRYSDRYVDYRYAYGGSAVSTAAKTYGNFSMQYTAAKYWETSLSADTHVTMPFQALGQTQQITAGLAFQSVDTNLLAPTSTSLSGTYNIYAFNPYAVPNPTTLYNRQTLTDPTQYGVYGQANLKPLEQVTVLLGGRFAWYDNTSTVTTVNTSTGGITTTNAPINIDAEFVPYAGLVVELTKNISAYVSYTDTFTPQFEVDASGNALPPRQGFQYEGGLKGSFFDGALNASAAMFLIRDNNRALATSTANVYVAAGETQVSGYELEVSGRLAPGWEVYAGYTYTETEYLTATAAQLASGFSTYTPRNNFNLWTKYEFQDPRLKGLSVGAGVKHLSSFYTTSGGVTLTAPAYTTVDAQIGYKFNEHFQATLTATNIFDEVYYTRVGSTSLFNFYGEPRAYWLKVSATY, from the coding sequence ATGACCCCTTTCATGCTCCCCCGCGATGTCTTCTGCGCGCGCCTCGCCTTCGCGCCGAAAGCGCGCCGCGCTCTGCTCCTGGCGGGAACCATGTCGGTGGCCACGCTCACGCCTTTGGCAGCGGTCCGGGCGCAGGAGGCAAACGCGCAGGCCGGTGCCATCGCACTCGACACCATCTCGGTTCAGGCGGAGACCCAATCGGTGCTCACCGAGGGCAAGGACACCTATACGGCGGCGATGACCAGCACCGGCGTCGGCGCCCCGACCCTTTGGAAGGACATTCCCCAGTCGGTGAGCACGGTGACCAGCCAGCGCATCGCCGACCAGAACTTCACCCAGCTGGAAGAGGCCATGCAGCGGACCACCGGCATGGTGATCCTTCAGAACGATGTTGGCCGCTCCTCCATCTTCTCGCGCGGCTACGAGATCGACCAGATGCTGGTGAACGGCCTCTCCGCCCCGCTCTCCAGCATCTATGGCACGCAGCCCGACCTTGCCATCTTCGACCGGCTCGACGTGCTGAAGGGCCCCGCCGGCCTGTTCTATGGCGGCACCGGCGCGGGCGGCAATTCCGGCCCCTCCGGCATCATCAACGGCATCCTGAAGCCGGCCACCGCCAACTATTTCATCAACGGGGAAGTGACGGGCGGGTCTTGGGACTATGGCCGGGCGCAGGTGGATGCAGGCGGCAAGCTGAATGAGGCGGGAACGGTGCGCGGGCGCGTGGTGGCCGCCTATCAGAATGCCGACAGCTTCGTCGACTATAACGAGAACAAGGTCTGGGTCGGCTACGGCACGCTCTCCTTTGACCTGACGGAGAACACCACCCTCTCGCTCTATGCCTGGCACCAGGAGCGGGACATGCTGCCCTTCAACGGCCTGCCCGCCATCAATGCGGGGGGCGGCGTCGGCCAATTGCTGAACGTGCCGCGCAGCACCTTCGTGGGCGCCTATTGGAACACGTTCCACAACGACACCACCGACTATGTGGCCGAGCTGACGCACGCGTTCGACAATGGCGGCGAGGCCAAGGCCTCGGTGCGCTATTCGGACCGCTACGTGGATTATCGCTACGCCTATGGTGGCAGCGCAGTCTCCACGGCCGCCAAGACCTACGGCAATTTCTCCATGCAATACACGGCGGCGAAATACTGGGAGACGTCGCTCTCCGCCGACACCCATGTGACCATGCCGTTCCAGGCCTTGGGCCAGACCCAGCAGATCACCGCGGGCCTTGCCTTTCAGAGCGTGGACACCAACCTGCTGGCACCCACCTCCACCTCCCTGTCGGGCACCTACAACATCTACGCCTTCAATCCCTATGCGGTGCCCAACCCCACTACCCTCTACAATCGCCAGACGCTGACAGACCCCACCCAGTACGGCGTCTATGGCCAGGCCAATCTGAAGCCGCTGGAGCAGGTGACGGTGCTGCTCGGCGGGCGCTTCGCCTGGTATGACAACACCTCGACCGTCACCACGGTGAACACCTCCACCGGAGGCATCACGACCACGAACGCGCCCATCAATATCGATGCGGAGTTTGTGCCCTATGCCGGCCTCGTGGTGGAGCTGACCAAGAACATCTCCGCCTATGTGAGCTACACCGACACCTTCACCCCCCAATTCGAGGTGGATGCCAGCGGCAACGCGCTGCCGCCGCGCCAGGGCTTTCAGTATGAGGGGGGCCTGAAGGGCTCCTTCTTTGACGGCGCGCTCAATGCCTCCGCCGCCATGTTCCTGATCCGTGACAATAATCGCGCCCTGGCCACCTCCACCGCGAACGTCTATGTGGCCGCCGGCGAGACGCAGGTGTCCGGCTATGAGCTGGAGGTCAGCGGCCGCCTCGCGCCGGGCTGGGAGGTCTATGCCGGCTATACCTACACCGAGACCGAATATCTCACCGCCACCGCCGCCCAATTGGCCAGCGGCTTCAGCACCTATACGCCGCGCAACAATTTCAACCTGTGGACCAAGTACGAATTCCAGGATCCCAGGCTCAAGGGCCTGAGCGTCGGCGCGGGCGTCAAGCATTTGTCGAGTTTCTACACCACGTCCGGAGGCGTGACATTGACCGCGCCGGCCTACACCACCGTGGACGCGCAGATCGGCTACAAGTTCAACGAGCACTTCCAGGCGACGCTGACCGCCACCAACATCTTCGACGAGGTCTATTATACCCGCGTGGGCTCCACCTCGCTCTTCAACTTCTACGGCGAGCCCCGCGCCTATTGGCTGAAGGTGAGCGCGACCTATTGA